The DNA region TGAATTAATCCCCATTTTAGCTAAGCATTATCACGTTATAGCAATGGATTATCCAGGATTTGGCATGTCAGATTGTCCATCAACAAATAACTTTGCATATACATTTGATAATTTAACTACCTACGTTCAAAAGTTGATTGATCAATTAGGAATTCATAAATTCTATATGTATGTTTTCGATTATGGGGCTCCCATCGGATTCCGGATTGCCAGCCAATTTCCCGAAAGAATCCTCGGCATTGTTTCACAAAACGGTAATATCTATAAAAGTGGGCTAGGCCCAAAGTGGGCACAACGAGCACAAGTATGGCAACATCCCACTTCTGATAGTGTAAATGCATTAGCAAGTGCATTTGCTCCTGAAACAATTAAAAATCAATACCAATTTGGGGAGCCTCGCCAAATTAATCCTGATAAATTCAATTTGGATATTTTCTTTACCCACTCATCGGGTTATCAAAAGCGGCAATTAGCGTTAATTATGGACTATCAAAATAATATCCAATTATACCAACAATTTGATAATTATATAGAACGATATCAGCCTAAATTATTAGCCGTTTGGGGTAAGAATGATCCATCGTTTATTTATCCTGGAGCAGAAGAGTTTGCAAAGCACGATCAAAATGCAAAGGTGACCCTATTAGATGCTGGCCACTTTGCATTAGTCGCTAATTATAAATCAATTGGTAACATGATTTTGAATTTTTTTGAAAAATAAAAACCGAATGTGCATTGAAATTAAATGCCATTCGGTTTTATTTATGAGCAATGATCAATTGTCGATGTGATTGCATACATGCGAACATGTATACTTGCGAACATGCGAACATGCATACTTGCGAACATGTATCCGTTCATGATTAGATATCATCATTTTGACTAAAATTATGCTTTAAATTAGGCCAAACCAATCGATCAGCAAGTTGAATAATCGGTCCTAGGACGAAAAAACCAACCACGGTGATGATTCCAATTGCATCAATACTTCGTAATGCAATTGAACAAATCATGATAATCACCGCAATTACACCTAAATCTGCAAATTGAGCCCTAATCGCGCTGCCTTTAAAGTATTTAAACCTAAGGATATTAGTCGTATCGTCATTGGGATGCATTAATATATTTGCACGTTGATAGATGGAAATCGCAATCCCAATTAATCCAATCCCGACAAGCGAGATTAATAAACTGACCCCATAATTCACCTTAGTAATCCCTAAGGTAATGTTAATTCGGTTAAATAAATCAATAAATGAACTAAAGAACACCATGTAAATAATTCCACTAATAATGCGCCACCAGTCGAGCCGGTGAATTAAAAATTGATTTAAAACGATGTTGATCATTCCAAATATGAATAGTGTCCAAGCAACGGAAATTCCAAATAGTTGATTGAACTCTACGGCAACCGCTGTCCAAACTCCATTGCCGTTATTGCTCATAATCGTGAGGCTATTTCCGTACGCATCGACAAATAGGCCTAAAATCAGGGCAACCACTCTTAATTTCATTGAATTATAACTATTTTGCAAACCACCACATCCCATTCATAATTTTAATAATAATTATACCAGTGGTGTCAATATAATTAATAATAAAATATTTATTACTAATTATATTAGTTGGAATTTAATTCAAGTGCATAAACTACAAAAGTGTGCTATTCTTGTTTTGATAGTTAAATTTATGAGGAGCATCTAGTAATATGAAAGATAAAAAACGGTTCATTCCAAAGGGAAAAAAACAGATCATCACAATCATCTGTCTATTAGTTGAAATTGTTGTTGTTATGCCATTTATCATCGGTAAACTAGCCGAGTTAATTAATAATCGTTCGGCATCATTTGCTGGAGTCTGGTCGATTATTGATTTAGTGATTATTAACATCGTTTGGGTAGTGACATGGCTACTTACGTATCGCTTCGCTAATCAATATATTACCGAAGTATTAAAACCAAGAAACGTCAAAATGGGGCTCCTAATCGTTGGCACGATTTATACACTCGAGACGGTCGTTAATAATAACTACGCACTAGTAGCCGTTTTTTCAATCATTGCATACCTAAGTCTATGGGCTTGGTTTGACTATGTATTTTCCCACCCCCTGGAAAGTTCCCAACTAATCAATCGCACTGATAACTTCATCAAGGAACATAAGCATTTGAACCGCAGTGAGGTTCAGAAGTTAATTAATGAAAACAACAACGAAGTCATCGATTGGTTGGAAAATCACATTCCTGATAAGAAAAAGCCTGATGAAAAGAAGCATGAATAATAAATAAAAAACGCCCTGTAATCAGGACGTTTTTTATTTATTAATTACTTAGCGTTGAGCTGGATCTACGTCTAAAATACTTAACGATTAACATGACCATCCCGAGCGCAAACGGAATGAAATAGTAACAAATCCGGTAAACTAATGCCCAGATAACAACAATGTCTGTCGAAATTCCAGCATTATTCAATCCCAAGGTTAAAGCAACCTCGAACGATCCAATTCCCCCTGGAATCAATGACATTGCCCCAACAATTCCGGCAAACACCAATCCTAGATAAGCTGCTCTAAAATCAAAGTTAATATGCATGAAAAGGCCAATACTTAGGAAGAACCCTAGACAACAAACCCATTCTAATGTAGAACCAATCAGTAAGTGGAGTAAATCGCGTCGGTTCAGCGTATCGTTTTTGGCAATCAACGGCACTAATAAGTAAAGTGGGAACAATAAACAGACCACTTTAATCCATATTTTTTCAGCACCAAACCGATCTAAATTCATTATGACCGCTGCAATGTCGTTGATCACTAATCCAGTCATTGTAAATAATGCAATTTGAGTTACGATTTTAGCAGTTTCCTTGTTATCCTCTTTTACATTTCCAAATAAAAAGATTCGTAGACTAGCTCCCACTAGTCCGCCTGAACCACCAATATTAGTAAAGGTGTTAATGACATAGCTACTGGTAATTAACTCTGGCATTGAGATATTCATTTTAACTTTTCGGGTATAGGTAAAGTCATAAATCATCATTGGGATGATTGACACTGCTCCTAAAATAATTAATGTAATTAAGCTGCCAGTGGATAATAAGTGACTTGCCCGTGATAATTTATGAAATGAAATTTGCTCAAATATGGAATGAATTGAGTAAATAACAAACGCGATGATCAATACCACATAGATGCGCTTAATCACGTTAGAATACTTCGAAAACGAGTCCGCAATTTTATCAATAAATTTAATTCTAATCACTACTTTCTAATTAATGGCTGCTAATTCGGATAATCGTTCATAAAATTTAGGCACTTGCTTTTGAAGATTGATGATCTTACCATCAGAATCCAAAAAACAATGCTCGCTACTGGCTTTACATACCAATTTAGCATTAACAGTCATTGTATAATTTAAGACTAAGCGATGTTTACTAACTTTATCAATCGTTGTTTCAATCTTAATGACATCTGGAAAAGTAGTGGTTCGTTTATACTCTGCCGTCACCTTCGTAACCGGTGAAATAATGTGATGCACCTCAAATTGATCATAAGCCCAACCGATTTGATCTAAGTAGTCGCTACGGGCCTCTTCCATAAACCGAATGTAGTTAGTATGGCTAGTGATCTTCATTTTATCGGTTTCATAATATTGAACCTTGTGAAAATATGGTTTTACCATTTTAAAAGCCTCTTTCCAAAATTATTCCATAGTAATTCTATCATAAACGCCTGTTTTATTGATATAATAAAATCAATTACCCAAGGAGGAGCTGCTATGACTGACAAAAAAAGAAACGATTTCCCAGTGAAGATTGATTTTGAATCCATGGATTCAAGGGCAGCTTCCAAATACATTAGCTCTGGACTAGCTTTCATCAACCAACTCGAATGGCATTTTGATCAAGTCGATCAGGATGCATATGATGACTTAAATAATCGTTACTGCGACGGGCCCACCAGTAGTGAACGACTAAAGTTAATCGCAAATCAATTTGATACCGATGACTTTTTATTGAGCATTATTGACCAACTTCGCGATAAGATTAATGACGGTAATGACAACCACTACCAACTATACTCAATTACATTGGGAAATGATGACCGTCCGTTGAATGATACCCAGATTCAAAACCTAGTGCCGGACCATGAGATTACCCTACATAAAGTATCAGGTGCGGATGCTAAGTTAGTGGCGAATAAAATCAAAGCAATGCTAAAGCAGGCAAATAATTAATACGAAAAAAGCTGAGACACAAAGTCTCAGCTTTTTATTATGAGTCGGGCCAGGATTGAACTAACATCTTCTTGGAAAAGGACCAAGTGCTCTGCTTGAGCTACCGACTCAAATGATTACTCAATTATAATATCAAATGCCACTTCAAAATGCAACCATTTTATGATAAATAATTCAAAATAGCTTCAGGAGTTTTAAAGTCGTATTTAGCATACCCATTTTTAAGTTCAGCATCAATTTTTCCCCAACCAGCTAAACCAAAGTCTACTTTAGCGTTTTTAGCACAGCCTTCATCGGTAAATGAATCGCCTATATATAATGTTTGATTACGCTTAACGCCCATTTGATCAATCGCATACAATAATGGCTCGGGGGCTGGTTTATGGTATGGCAATAAGTCAGACGTCACCGTCACCCACATTTGTTGCATAAATGAGAAGTGTTGTTTTAAAGTTTGAATATCATCATTACTACCAGAAGTAACGATTCCTAATGCAACGTTTGGATAATTTAACTGAATCGTTTCAAAGAATGCTTTAAATCCCTGGTATAACACCGGAGCACTATCTAATTGGGCGGCAGCAATTGTATAGTCAATTGCCATTTGGTTACTAAATTGCTTGGGAATCCCCAAATAATCAATCGTTTGTGATGCTGTCAATGGAAACGTTGCCTGTAATTGGCGGTTCGAAATATTTTTGATACCATATTTAGGGGTAATCGTTTTCATAATCGAAGCGTACCTAGGGAAACTATCAATTAAAGTCCCATCTACATCAAAAACCACTGCTTCATATTTCATATCATTCACTCCATTAATCTATTTAATAATCCTAATTATACCAAAAAAGACTAAGCAGAAATATCATTGCAATCATCACACAAATCCCAGGTCGTTATTTCAAGCTAATGAATTAAAAAGTGTTAAAATGAAAATATAAATATATTTTATACAACTTTTTATTGGAGGATTGCTTAATGGAAAAACAAAAAACAATCAAAGCAAGTGTCGCGCTTTTAAAGGTTTTAGAATCATGGGGCGTTAAAGATGTTTATGGATATCCTGGCGGTTCAATCAATTCATTATTGGACGGTCTACAAATTGAACAAAAGAATATTAACTTTATCCAAGTTCGTCATGAACAAGTAGCAGCATTAACTGCATCCGCACATGCTAAGCTAACTGGTAAAATTGGAGTAGCCTTTGGATCCGCTGGACCAGGTGCAGTTAACCTGTTAAATGGACTATATGATGCACGTGAAGACCATGCGCCAGTGCTTGCACTAGTGGGGCAAGTGCCAAATACTGCAATGAACTATGATTACTTCCAAGAAATGCCAGAAACACCAATGTTTAGTGACGTTGCATGTTATGACCGGATTGTAATGACTCCTGAAAGTCTTCCCCATGTTGTGGATGAGGCAATTAAGGCGGCGTACAAGAATAAGGGGGTTGCAGTAGTAGTCATTCCTAATAACTTTGGCTATGAACAAATTCCAGAGCAAAAGTATACTTCTGCTACACTAAGTGATACCAAGCCCACTCCACAACCAGTGGCAACCGATTCAGAAATCGATAAATTTTTGACATTGGTTAAATCTGCTAAGCGCCCCGTCTTTCACGTTGGTCGTGGAATTAAGGACGGCGGCGAAAAAATCGTTGAACTATCCAAAAAGCTACAAATTCCAATTATTATTGATGGATTAGCATGTGGATTACTCCCAACGGATTACGACGGTTTTTTAGGAACTGCTAACCGGGCTGCTTCTAAAGCAGCGGATGAGATCCTTTCAGTTTCAGATTTAGTAATCGCCGTCGGTGGTGACTTCGCATTTGCGCATACTTACTATGCTAGCCATCCATTTAAATATGTCCAAGTTGATAATGATCAAAGCATGTTAGGTCGCCACCATACCTTAGATTTAGGAATTTGGTCCGATGCCACTAAATTCGTGGAAAAGGCCCTTGAAAGAAGTACCCAAGTGGCTGAAACGAACTTCTTCAAGGCTGCCGTTGCAGATATGCAAAATTGGAAGGAATACCTCAAGCACATGAAGGAATCTAGTGCTACTCCCCTCCTCCCAGGTCAGGTCTACAACGCAATTAATGAAACAGCAGACCCTGACGCTTCATTCTCAATTGATGTTGGTGACAATATTATTAATACGTTTAGATATCTAGACCTCTCAAAGCAAAACAAGTGGGTTATTTCAGCTTTGTTTGCTACCATGGGAAGTGGAATTCCGGGAGCAATTGCTGCAAAGCGTGCTTATCCTGATAAGCAGGCATGGAATATTGCTGGTGATGGTGCGTTAGCCATGGTACTCCAAGATTTAGCAACCATTGTTAAGTACAAAATTCCAGTTATTAATGTTGTAACTTCTAATAATAACCTTAGCTTCATTCAAGGAGAACAAGAAGATGCCCCAATGCAGATCTTTGGTTTGGACTTACAACCAATTGATTTTGCTAAAGTAGCAAATGGGTTTGGAATCGATGCAGTAACCGTGACTAAGGCTAATGAATTAAAACCTGCCTTTGAGAAAGCTACCGCTGCTGCTAAGGATGGTAAGCCATTCCTAGTGGAAGTTAAGATTGGTGATCAACGTGGACTCCCAGTTGAGGACCTCCAACTAAGTATCATTAATGGTAAACTGGACGAATCAGTTAGCCCTAATTATCTTGATGATAAACCAGCTGACGTTCACTACACGCCAAAGGAACTATTCAAACGTTATAATGGTGAGAATTTAAAAACCCTTCCTGAATTTTTTGATGAATATAACGTAGAATTATAATTATCCTAATATAAATAAAACAGACCTTGTTAGCATTCCTAACTGGGTCTGTTTTTTAGCACTTAGCTACTTAACTTCATTTACAGGCGTATTAGGCTTTTTACCATCTAATACATTTAAAATATTATTTAGTGCAGCATTGGCCATTTGATTCCAAGCTTCCACTGAATTTCCTGAACAATGAGGGGTCATAAAAACATTATCTAGCTTTCTAATTGGACTATCCATTGGTAATGGTTCCGTATCAAAAACATCTAATCCTGCTCCAGCAATATGATGATGCTGAAGTGCATCAACCATGTCAGTTTCATTTACAAGTGGTCCACGCCCTAGGTTGACAAGGTAGGCAGAATCCTTCATCATCTCAAACTCATGCTTAGCAACGCTTCCAATCGTGCCCTTCACTGCAGGTAAATGGAGTGAGACGTAATCAGATTTGGTAAACAATTCATCCCAAGCAACCTGTTTACCATATTCAATCTCACGGGGAGTCCGATTATAAACTAATACATTCATCCCAAAGCCAGCAGCCATCTTAGCGACTGCTTGTCCAATGTGACCATAGCCCACGATACCAAGCGTTTTACCGCTAATCTGTGTCGCCATCATTTTTTCACCATATGAATTATCGCCATCCCGCATCTTAGTCGAAATTGTAAATAGATGCTTTGAGAGAATTAACATATTAGCAATTGTACTTTCAGCTACTTCAGTCGCATTTCCTCCAGGAGTATTTGTAACCCAGACCCCCTGTTCAGCAGCAAATTTAGCATCAACATTATCATAGCCAACCCCTTGTCGTGCTAGCACCTTTAAATTCGGCATTTTAGCAAACATTGAATTGGGAAACGGATCAGACATTAAAATAATGCCATCAACATCACTAGCTTGTTCTAAAATTTGCTGTTCTTTTTGTCCATCAACAATGACGGGTTCAATTCCCCGGTCTTTAATTTTCTGTCCAACAAATTGATCCATTGCTGGTGTAATTAAAATTTTTTTAGTCATTAAAAAGTCACCCCTTTGTATATTAAATTATAATAACTCGTGAATTAAAAGTACAGTAATATTAAAAGCATTAATAGCCACATTTAAAATTAGACCGGACCAATTTTAAATCTAAACCGGCTTAATGTTTGAAATTTAAAATAGAATGAGCTATACTTGATAGATAATTTAGTCATACATAGTTAAATAAGGGGGAGGAAACTCATGGATAAATACACAGAATTAAAAACTAACCAATTTAATGATACATTACCGAGTCAATACATTAATGACGCCCTTGAATATGTAAATTACTTTCAAGAAGACCATCGCGGCATTTTAGGGACTGACTATGCAAATGCTATTAACTACCATTACGCGAACCCACAACGACTAATTCACCTATTTAATCAGGTGAATGTTACACTCCGTTTTAAAACCTCAGATCCAGATCAGCTCTATAAAGTTGTATTAAAGAAGAGCCATAAGCCAATTAATCTAGATTCCATTAATAAGGACAACGTTAATGATGTGCATATCGTTCCAGTCAGTCAAAGTGATAAGGAAATGATTTTCCATATTATCGACAATATGGTCGAGGAATATTTAGACGAGACCGATTCAGTTCAGTTATAATAACCGATAAAAGGGTAGTTAATCAGAAAATTCTGATTAACTACCCTTTTATTTTAAATCTATAATTAAGTTAATTACTTTAATGCATCAACAATTGCCTTGTTGAAGTAATCGAGATCATCTGGAGTCCGACTAGTAATTAGATTATGCTTTTCATCAATTACAACTGGTTCATCCTTAACGTTCCCACCTGCATAGTACAAGTCAGGCATTACAGTTACGTATGAAGTAAGGGTTAATTCGCTTACTAATCCAGTTTGAATAAATAGTTGTGGACCGTGGCAAATTGCAAATACTGGCTTACCGCTCAATAGGAATTGCTTTGCAAAATTAATGTAACGATCATCAGCACGCAATTGGTCAGGTGAAAAACCACCAGGAACTAGTAATGCATCATAGTCTTCAAGCTTAGCATCATCAATTGACTTGTTAACGGTTTGTTTGTCACCATGCTTACCTTCAATGGTCCCGTTAGCTTCGTTTTCAATGATGTCAACTTGGTTACCAGCATCTTCTAAGGCCTTCTTAGGTGATGTTAATTCGACATCTTCATACATACTTGTAACAATTGCAGCAACTTTACTCATAATCAAATCCTCCTAAATATTATTTAATAATTGTTAATACTTGGTTTAAATCCATCCGAGGCGCATTAACGCGGTTAATTTGAGCATCATGATCAGCATATCCCAAGCCAATCCCTAAAATAAACTCATAATCAGCACTAACGTTCAATGCCTGCCGTAGTTGGTCTGGATACTTAATAAATTCGAAAGCGGGAATGGAATCAATTCCTAATGATTGTGCAGCAACCATTATCGCTTCACCTAGGGCACCTAAGTCGTATAACGCCCACGGTGCATACCCCTTCGGCAAGGTTAAATAAGCAACTGCTGGAGCATTAAACAATAATGCAGATTGACGGCTCTTCATCTGATTCCAACTATCTGCACCAAAAATTTGTGGACCAGTCGCCCCACGTGTCGTCATGTTCTTTTGGGAAGCTTGGTCCCAATCAGCAATCGGGATAAATGGAACGTCAGAATTAGTATGGATATCTGGGTCTTCGTTTAATCTTTGGTGGTGATTACGCATCGTCGCTAGTTTGTCACCAGTTACGATGATAACGCGACCAGTTTGGGAATCAATCCAAGATGGTGCTTTCTGAGCAATCCGAACGATTTCACGTAATTGATCATCGCTAAGTGGATCTGCTTTAAAAGCCCTAATCGCACGCCGATTTAAGATTGCGTCCTTTGCATCAATCATTATCATCCCCCTTCGATTCATCTTCTTAAAATTAACACACTAAGGGTTTAAATTCAAAAGATTTGCTTACTCGTGCATGAAGCTAACTTTATCTACATTTTCATTTCGTTGAATCTTCATTACAATCGCTCCGGTATTTTTACGGTGATTAACCACCCCATCAGTTTGCACTAG from Nicoliella spurrieriana includes:
- a CDS encoding alpha/beta fold hydrolase, which gives rise to MIKYAFINVNDIKIFYREAGKPSTPAFILFHGFPSSSAMFNELIPILAKHYHVIAMDYPGFGMSDCPSTNNFAYTFDNLTTYVQKLIDQLGIHKFYMYVFDYGAPIGFRIASQFPERILGIVSQNGNIYKSGLGPKWAQRAQVWQHPTSDSVNALASAFAPETIKNQYQFGEPRQINPDKFNLDIFFTHSSGYQKRQLALIMDYQNNIQLYQQFDNYIERYQPKLLAVWGKNDPSFIYPGAEEFAKHDQNAKVTLLDAGHFALVANYKSIGNMILNFFEK
- a CDS encoding lysylphosphatidylglycerol synthase domain-containing protein; the encoded protein is MIRIKFIDKIADSFSKYSNVIKRIYVVLIIAFVIYSIHSIFEQISFHKLSRASHLLSTGSLITLIILGAVSIIPMMIYDFTYTRKVKMNISMPELITSSYVINTFTNIGGSGGLVGASLRIFLFGNVKEDNKETAKIVTQIALFTMTGLVINDIAAVIMNLDRFGAEKIWIKVVCLLFPLYLLVPLIAKNDTLNRRDLLHLLIGSTLEWVCCLGFFLSIGLFMHINFDFRAAYLGLVFAGIVGAMSLIPGGIGSFEVALTLGLNNAGISTDIVVIWALVYRICYYFIPFALGMVMLIVKYFRRRSSSTLSN
- a CDS encoding acyl-CoA thioesterase; translation: MVKPYFHKVQYYETDKMKITSHTNYIRFMEEARSDYLDQIGWAYDQFEVHHIISPVTKVTAEYKRTTTFPDVIKIETTIDKVSKHRLVLNYTMTVNAKLVCKASSEHCFLDSDGKIINLQKQVPKFYERLSELAAIN
- a CDS encoding HAD family hydrolase; translation: MKYEAVVFDVDGTLIDSFPRYASIMKTITPKYGIKNISNRQLQATFPLTASQTIDYLGIPKQFSNQMAIDYTIAAAQLDSAPVLYQGFKAFFETIQLNYPNVALGIVTSGSNDDIQTLKQHFSFMQQMWVTVTSDLLPYHKPAPEPLLYAIDQMGVKRNQTLYIGDSFTDEGCAKNAKVDFGLAGWGKIDAELKNGYAKYDFKTPEAILNYLS
- the spxB gene encoding pyruvate oxidase, which translates into the protein MEKQKTIKASVALLKVLESWGVKDVYGYPGGSINSLLDGLQIEQKNINFIQVRHEQVAALTASAHAKLTGKIGVAFGSAGPGAVNLLNGLYDAREDHAPVLALVGQVPNTAMNYDYFQEMPETPMFSDVACYDRIVMTPESLPHVVDEAIKAAYKNKGVAVVVIPNNFGYEQIPEQKYTSATLSDTKPTPQPVATDSEIDKFLTLVKSAKRPVFHVGRGIKDGGEKIVELSKKLQIPIIIDGLACGLLPTDYDGFLGTANRAASKAADEILSVSDLVIAVGGDFAFAHTYYASHPFKYVQVDNDQSMLGRHHTLDLGIWSDATKFVEKALERSTQVAETNFFKAAVADMQNWKEYLKHMKESSATPLLPGQVYNAINETADPDASFSIDVGDNIINTFRYLDLSKQNKWVISALFATMGSGIPGAIAAKRAYPDKQAWNIAGDGALAMVLQDLATIVKYKIPVINVVTSNNNLSFIQGEQEDAPMQIFGLDLQPIDFAKVANGFGIDAVTVTKANELKPAFEKATAAAKDGKPFLVEVKIGDQRGLPVEDLQLSIINGKLDESVSPNYLDDKPADVHYTPKELFKRYNGENLKTLPEFFDEYNVEL
- a CDS encoding phosphoglycerate dehydrogenase, with the protein product MTKKILITPAMDQFVGQKIKDRGIEPVIVDGQKEQQILEQASDVDGIILMSDPFPNSMFAKMPNLKVLARQGVGYDNVDAKFAAEQGVWVTNTPGGNATEVAESTIANMLILSKHLFTISTKMRDGDNSYGEKMMATQISGKTLGIVGYGHIGQAVAKMAAGFGMNVLVYNRTPREIEYGKQVAWDELFTKSDYVSLHLPAVKGTIGSVAKHEFEMMKDSAYLVNLGRGPLVNETDMVDALQHHHIAGAGLDVFDTEPLPMDSPIRKLDNVFMTPHCSGNSVEAWNQMANAALNNILNVLDGKKPNTPVNEVK
- a CDS encoding type 1 glutamine amidotransferase domain-containing protein; this encodes MSKVAAIVTSMYEDVELTSPKKALEDAGNQVDIIENEANGTIEGKHGDKQTVNKSIDDAKLEDYDALLVPGGFSPDQLRADDRYINFAKQFLLSGKPVFAICHGPQLFIQTGLVSELTLTSYVTVMPDLYYAGGNVKDEPVVIDEKHNLITSRTPDDLDYFNKAIVDALK
- a CDS encoding nitroreductase codes for the protein MIDAKDAILNRRAIRAFKADPLSDDQLREIVRIAQKAPSWIDSQTGRVIIVTGDKLATMRNHHQRLNEDPDIHTNSDVPFIPIADWDQASQKNMTTRGATGPQIFGADSWNQMKSRQSALLFNAPAVAYLTLPKGYAPWALYDLGALGEAIMVAAQSLGIDSIPAFEFIKYPDQLRQALNVSADYEFILGIGLGYADHDAQINRVNAPRMDLNQVLTIIK